The DNA sequence GTTGTCGTCGTCAACGACGGAGCGCCAGACACCGCGCTCCTCGAACAGGTGATCGCGCCCTACCGCGACCGGATCATCTACGTCCGGCAGGAGAACCGCGGCCTCTCGGCTGCACGGAACGCGGGACTGACGCGCACCCGCGGCGAATTTCTCATTTTTCTCGACGCCGACGACCGGTTGCTCCCCAACGCCATCGCTTCAGGGGCTGCGGCGCTCGAATCGAGCCCGCGTTGCGGTCTCGTCTGGGGCCTTCGCCATGTGATCGATGCATCCGGAACCCGGATGCGATTTGACGCAGGCCGCATCTCCGACACCGAGCGGTACATCGACCTCCTCCGCACCAACATCGTCGGCCCGCCGGTCGGGGTGATGTGGCGGCGATCGACGCTCCTCACGGTTGGCGGTTTCGCGGAGGACCTTCGCTGCGGTGAGGACTACGACGCGTATCTCGCCATCGCATGGGTGAGCGAGATCCGTTGTCATGGCGAGACAGTCGCCGACTATCGGCTGCACAACGCGAACATGTCGAGCAATCACCTGCGGATGCTCGCTGCCGTCGGCGAGGTGTACACGCGACAGGCGCGACGAATTGGTGCCGATCGTGCCATGCGGCGCGCGCTCAGGGCGGGATGGAGCGACATCCATTACCGCTACGTCTGGTTGCCGCTTCTCGACCTGCTCCACCGCTACACGCTCGAACGGAAGGCCTGGCGGGCGGCGCTCCTCTCGGCGCGCCTCCTCTGCCGCTATCCGTTGCGCTTCACTCCGATTCTGCTGCGCCACGTTCCGAAGGCGATGAGGCTCATCCTTCGCCTCCGGAGCGCGACCGATGCTGATCAGCGGCCGAGCAGTTCGGGGATCACGCTTCCGTCGACGCCCGTCATCTCGACGCCGAGCAATGCGGAGAACGTCGGCGCCAGGTCGAGCGTCAAGACGATGCGATCGAGCTGACCTGGGGCGATTCCGGGTCCGCACGCGATGAACATTCCCTCCGGCGTGTGTTCGCCGGTACGGCAGTAGGCGTTGGCCAGCGTGAGCAGTCCGACGCGAGGCGAAAACGCCTGGATCGTCGATGCGGCGCCGTCGCCAACGGCACTCGATCCGACCGGACGCGACAGATCCCACTCCACCAGCAGATCGGGAAGGTCCTCGAGATACTCGCCGTCGAAGAGTTCGCGGGTGCGAAGGACTCGGCGCACGATCGGTTGCTTCGTGTCGGGGTCGACGAGTTCGAGAAGTTGCGCGGTCAGTTCGTCGGAGAAAGCATCTGCTTCGCTGCCGCGAGCGAGCGTGCCGAGTGGTTCGCGGCCGATCAGGTTGAGCCGGATCCCGCCCACCAGCGGCCCCATGTCGGCATGAAAGCAGCGCGACCGCTTCGGATCGATCGGCAGCGGCGTGTCCCGGTTGAGCACTCGCGTCCCCACCTCCGCGCGGAACTCGTAGAACGGCCGGCGGATCGACTCGGGGATCAGGTGGTAAATCGTACGTACGGCGCGCGTGAATCGCTCTCCGATCGTCAACGACGCCGCCGGCTGCTCGCTTCCGCGCGGCGTGCTCGCGCCGAGACCGGTGAGGATCGCGGGAAGAAGCCGGCTATATCCGGTGTAGTGCGACATCCCATGCAGCGTGACGACGACGATGGTGGTGTCCGGGCGCGCATCCGCGACGACGGCGCCGATCGCGGCGTCGATCGCCACATACGCCGATCGAAGCAGGTCGCCGCTGACAGCTTCGACCGCCGGATCGAACGCGGGGTGATGAGGATCGTGGAAGTGCCAGAGTTGATGACCGGCGCAGTGCGCCTCGTTGAAAACCTGGATCGCGAAATCCCACGGCGCATCCGCCATCAGCATTCGTGTCAGTCGCGCGCGCGACGTGGCGCCGTGCACCAGCTCGCCGGCGAAGTGCTGGTATTCGGCGAGCGTGCGATGCGCGGCGTCGCACGGCGCGGGGGCAGGGTGGTTGCCGATCGTGGTGAGAATGCGCGTCGCGAGCTCTGACGGCATGGTCTGCAGGCCGAAGATCGCATCGTGGCTGCACCACTCGACGACCTGCCGCCCGCGCAGTGCCGGTGAAAGTCGCGAGAGCGGGACATCGAGCACCAGGACGTCGTGTCCGGCGTCGCTCAGCGTTTCCCAGAGCGCCTTTCGCCGTCCGAATTCCGCGGCGCCCATCGCTCGCGTCCGATAACTCCCGGTCTGCAGCTGCTGCAGCCAGTAGA is a window from the Gemmatimonadales bacterium genome containing:
- a CDS encoding alkaline phosphatase family protein, with protein sequence MPDTQRLMVLAIDAASPALLKRWTADGTLPNLARLEARGLRGDLAAIWPFHTGSTWPSFYTGCNPAQHGIYWLQQLQTGSYRTRAMGAAEFGRRKALWETLSDAGHDVLVLDVPLSRLSPALRGRQVVEWCSHDAIFGLQTMPSELATRILTTIGNHPAPAPCDAAHRTLAEYQHFAGELVHGATSRARLTRMLMADAPWDFAIQVFNEAHCAGHQLWHFHDPHHPAFDPAVEAVSGDLLRSAYVAIDAAIGAVVADARPDTTIVVVTLHGMSHYTGYSRLLPAILTGLGASTPRGSEQPAASLTIGERFTRAVRTIYHLIPESIRRPFYEFRAEVGTRVLNRDTPLPIDPKRSRCFHADMGPLVGGIRLNLIGREPLGTLARGSEADAFSDELTAQLLELVDPDTKQPIVRRVLRTRELFDGEYLEDLPDLLVEWDLSRPVGSSAVGDGAASTIQAFSPRVGLLTLANAYCRTGEHTPEGMFIACGPGIAPGQLDRIVLTLDLAPTFSALLGVEMTGVDGSVIPELLGR
- a CDS encoding glycosyltransferase; its protein translation is MVIPCYAQAHFIADALESVFRQTVPAADVVVVNDGAPDTALLEQVIAPYRDRIIYVRQENRGLSAARNAGLTRTRGEFLIFLDADDRLLPNAIASGAAALESSPRCGLVWGLRHVIDASGTRMRFDAGRISDTERYIDLLRTNIVGPPVGVMWRRSTLLTVGGFAEDLRCGEDYDAYLAIAWVSEIRCHGETVADYRLHNANMSSNHLRMLAAVGEVYTRQARRIGADRAMRRALRAGWSDIHYRYVWLPLLDLLHRYTLERKAWRAALLSARLLCRYPLRFTPILLRHVPKAMRLILRLRSATDADQRPSSSGITLPSTPVISTPSNAENVGARSSVKTMRSS